From Kingella potus, a single genomic window includes:
- a CDS encoding OmpH family outer membrane protein: MIKRKPQIKRWAAILAAAACLAAPAAAEGLRKLGFIDVDRVYRESKQAQNIQAKLDEEFSPRQKRLEQMQRDAAELERKAAATKAGKARDGLLAELQRHNQTLRSEQSKLAEDYDLRRNEEFAALQRNADKVMIDLAKKEGYDLIVHDVIFINAKFDITDKVIREMNR; encoded by the coding sequence ATGATAAAACGGAAACCACAGATAAAGCGGTGGGCTGCCATACTGGCCGCTGCGGCCTGCTTGGCCGCTCCCGCTGCGGCAGAGGGTCTGCGCAAACTCGGTTTTATCGACGTGGATCGGGTATACCGCGAATCGAAGCAGGCACAGAACATACAGGCCAAGCTCGACGAAGAATTTTCGCCGAGACAGAAACGGCTGGAACAAATGCAGCGGGATGCGGCGGAATTGGAACGCAAAGCCGCCGCCACCAAAGCCGGCAAAGCCCGCGACGGCCTGCTTGCCGAACTGCAGCGGCACAACCAAACCCTCCGCAGCGAACAGTCCAAGCTGGCCGAAGACTACGACCTGCGCCGCAACGAAGAGTTTGCCGCGCTGCAACGCAATGCCGACAAGGTAATGATCGACCTGGCAAAAAAAGAAGGCTACGACCTGATTGTCCACGATGTCATCTTTATAAACGCCAAATTCGACATTACCGACAAGGTAATCCGCGAAATGAACCGCTGA
- the bamA gene encoding outer membrane protein assembly factor BamA, translated as MKMKKLTLALMMLGLSLPAAADFTVRDIRVEGLQHTEPATVFTYLPVKVGETFRDGQSEEIISNLYATGLFDDVRVESMGDQLLLTVVERPVIGSFEVSGGKLIQNDAIKKNLDAFGLGQSRPFNQGRLNEAVAGLKEEYKKQGKYAVEITPEVTRLARNRVAVQLKIDEGKTTTINDIEFEGNQRYSDRRLRRQMSLSEGGLFTWITKSNRFNSDKFSQDLERITDFYQNNGYFDFRIVNTDVQMSADQKHQTMKITVSEGQPYRWGKVSIDGDTREVPKEELYKHLKMKEGRKYERAQMLESLEKIQQSMGTAGYAFSEVNVIPQPNRETGVVDFVLQVEPNRKVYVNKINISGNNKTRDEVVRRELRQMEAAPYDVSKLQRSKERVELLGYFDDVKFEARPVEGTPDQVDVDMSINERATGSLDVSAGWVQDTGLVMAFGVAQDNLFGTGKSVSARISRSKTTNNASLSFTDPYFTPDGVSLGYDLYGKTYDPRKSSSSTTSNSRYKTSTLGAGIRMGVPVTEYDRVNFGLGAEHMQVETFSGAPKRYREFIEKHASNQTNGIGKYKGWTIKGSIGWGRNKTDSALWPTRGYVVDANLEGGLPGGDLLYYSLTHNQKWFFPLSKNFTLMLGGSVGTADGYGKTKELPFFQNFYGGGLGSVRGYESGTLGPKVYDVDGDKISYGGNKMLSGTAELLFPFPGIKDSRSVRLSLFADAGSVWDGKTYNDASSDPLGGRTVQNVYGVGTSHHSTFKEELRYSAGAAVTWLSPLGPMKFSYAYPIKKKTTDEIQRFQFQLGTTF; from the coding sequence ATGAAAATGAAAAAACTCACCCTCGCTTTGATGATGTTGGGCCTGTCCCTGCCTGCCGCCGCCGACTTTACCGTCCGCGACATCCGTGTGGAAGGTTTGCAGCACACCGAGCCGGCCACCGTATTTACCTATCTGCCCGTCAAAGTCGGCGAAACATTCCGCGACGGACAAAGCGAAGAAATCATCAGCAATCTCTACGCCACCGGTCTTTTTGACGACGTGCGCGTGGAAAGCATGGGCGACCAGCTCCTGCTGACCGTGGTCGAACGCCCCGTCATCGGCAGCTTCGAAGTCAGCGGCGGCAAGCTGATTCAAAACGATGCCATCAAGAAAAACCTCGATGCTTTCGGCCTGGGGCAGTCCCGCCCGTTCAACCAAGGCCGTCTGAACGAAGCCGTGGCCGGTTTGAAGGAAGAATATAAAAAGCAGGGCAAATACGCGGTGGAAATCACCCCCGAAGTTACCCGTCTGGCACGCAACCGCGTGGCGGTACAGCTAAAAATCGACGAGGGCAAAACCACCACCATCAACGACATCGAATTTGAAGGCAACCAACGCTATTCCGACCGCCGCCTGCGCCGCCAGATGTCTTTGAGCGAAGGCGGTTTGTTTACTTGGATTACCAAATCCAACCGCTTCAATTCCGACAAATTCTCGCAAGACTTGGAACGCATTACCGACTTCTACCAAAACAACGGCTATTTTGACTTCCGTATCGTCAATACCGACGTACAGATGAGTGCGGATCAGAAGCACCAAACCATGAAGATCACCGTATCCGAAGGACAGCCTTACCGCTGGGGCAAGGTCAGCATCGACGGCGATACCCGCGAAGTGCCGAAAGAAGAACTCTACAAGCACCTGAAAATGAAGGAAGGGCGCAAATACGAACGTGCGCAGATGCTGGAAAGCCTGGAAAAAATACAGCAGAGCATGGGTACGGCGGGCTACGCGTTCAGCGAAGTAAACGTCATTCCCCAGCCCAACCGCGAAACCGGCGTGGTGGATTTCGTTTTGCAGGTCGAACCAAACCGCAAAGTATATGTAAACAAAATCAACATCTCCGGCAACAACAAAACCCGGGACGAAGTCGTGCGCCGCGAGCTGCGCCAGATGGAAGCCGCGCCTTACGACGTGTCCAAACTGCAACGCTCGAAAGAGCGCGTCGAACTTTTAGGCTATTTCGACGATGTGAAATTCGAAGCGCGTCCGGTTGAAGGCACGCCCGACCAGGTAGATGTCGACATGAGCATCAACGAACGCGCCACCGGTTCGCTCGATGTAAGCGCGGGCTGGGTGCAGGATACCGGCCTGGTTATGGCGTTCGGTGTGGCGCAGGACAATCTGTTCGGTACAGGCAAATCCGTTTCCGCCCGCATCTCCCGCAGCAAAACCACCAACAACGCCTCGCTGTCGTTTACCGACCCCTATTTCACACCCGACGGCGTGAGCTTGGGCTACGACCTCTACGGCAAAACCTACGATCCGCGCAAATCCTCTTCCTCCACCACCAGCAACAGCCGCTACAAAACCTCCACCCTCGGCGCAGGCATCCGCATGGGCGTGCCGGTAACCGAATACGACCGCGTAAACTTCGGCCTCGGTGCGGAACATATGCAGGTGGAAACCTTCTCGGGTGCGCCGAAACGCTACCGCGAATTTATCGAAAAACACGCCAGTAACCAAACCAACGGCATCGGCAAATACAAAGGCTGGACCATCAAAGGCAGCATCGGCTGGGGGCGCAACAAAACCGACAGCGCACTGTGGCCGACAAGGGGCTACGTCGTCGATGCCAACCTCGAAGGCGGCCTGCCCGGCGGCGACCTGCTGTATTACAGCCTGACCCACAACCAAAAATGGTTCTTCCCGTTGAGCAAAAACTTCACCCTGATGCTCGGCGGCTCGGTCGGCACGGCCGACGGCTACGGTAAAACCAAAGAGCTTCCCTTCTTCCAAAACTTCTACGGCGGCGGCTTGGGTTCGGTACGCGGCTACGAAAGCGGCACACTCGGCCCGAAAGTTTACGACGTGGACGGCGACAAAATCAGCTACGGCGGCAACAAAATGCTCTCCGGCACCGCCGAACTGCTGTTCCCCTTCCCCGGCATCAAAGACAGCCGCAGCGTCCGCCTGAGCCTGTTCGCCGATGCGGGCAGCGTGTGGGACGGCAAAACCTACAACGATGCCAGCAGCGACCCGCTGGGCGGCAGAACGGTACAAAACGTGTACGGCGTAGGCACCAGCCACCATTCCACTTTCAAGGAAGAGCTGCGCTACTCCGCCGGTGCGGCCGTTACCTGGCTTTCGCCGCTGGGGCCGATGAAGTTCAGCTACGCCTACCCGATTAAGAAAAAAACCACCGACGAAATCCAACGCTTCCAATTCCAGTTGGGCACCACCTTCTAA
- the rseP gene encoding RIP metalloprotease RseP — protein sequence MPSFLLNALSTAASFIVAILVLVSLHELGHLLVARWCGIKVLRFSVGFGKPFVTKRWRNIEWCLAPIPLGGYVRMVDTREGKVAETDLPFAFDKQHPAKKIAVVAAGPLTNLILAFLLYSFSFSFGINETKPYVGTVEPYSIAAQAGFRSGDRISAVNGEPVTNWGDAQTAIVLDLEAGKVEVAVTDEAGRAAVRTINIAGTQAADDVAKNSGYIGLAPYRMTQTIAKVMPDSPAARAGLKEGDTLLSADGKPIADWLSWTDLVRQSAGRKIDIAYLRGGQTMHTAVRPEAERIGGELVGRVGLAAQTDKVWDKEVRFRYHPSLGESVALGWKKTTGYISLTVRFFGRLLGGQASLQHVSGPLTIADVAGKTAAMGWQPYIEFLALVSISLGVMNLLPVPVLDGGHLVFYSIEWLRGKPLSESIQSAGLRIGLALMLMLMVLAFFNDITRLFG from the coding sequence TTGCCGTCCTTTCTGCTTAACGCCTTATCCACCGCCGCATCTTTCATTGTCGCCATCCTCGTGCTGGTCAGCCTGCACGAACTCGGCCACCTGCTTGTCGCCCGCTGGTGCGGCATCAAAGTGCTGCGCTTTTCCGTCGGCTTCGGCAAACCGTTTGTTACCAAACGCTGGCGCAATATCGAATGGTGCCTTGCGCCGATACCCTTGGGCGGCTACGTCAGAATGGTCGATACCCGCGAAGGCAAAGTAGCCGAAACCGACCTGCCCTTTGCCTTTGACAAACAGCATCCGGCAAAAAAAATCGCCGTCGTCGCTGCCGGCCCGCTGACCAACCTGATACTCGCCTTCCTGTTATACAGCTTCAGCTTCTCTTTCGGCATCAACGAAACCAAACCCTATGTCGGCACAGTCGAGCCGTACAGCATCGCAGCCCAAGCCGGCTTTCGCTCTGGCGACCGCATCAGCGCGGTAAACGGCGAACCCGTAACAAACTGGGGCGACGCGCAAACCGCCATCGTGCTGGATTTGGAAGCCGGCAAAGTCGAAGTGGCCGTTACCGACGAAGCAGGCAGGGCGGCCGTGCGCACCATCAACATCGCCGGCACGCAGGCTGCGGACGATGTGGCGAAAAACAGCGGCTACATCGGCCTTGCCCCATACCGCATGACCCAAACCATCGCCAAAGTCATGCCCGACAGCCCCGCCGCCCGTGCAGGCCTGAAAGAAGGCGACACCTTATTGTCCGCCGACGGCAAACCGATTGCCGACTGGCTCTCGTGGACGGACTTGGTGCGCCAAAGCGCGGGGCGCAAAATCGACATCGCCTACCTGCGCGGCGGCCAAACCATGCACACCGCCGTGCGCCCCGAAGCCGAACGGATAGGCGGCGAGCTGGTCGGCCGCGTCGGCCTGGCAGCGCAAACCGATAAAGTGTGGGACAAAGAAGTCCGCTTCCGCTATCATCCCTCCCTTGGCGAATCGGTGGCACTGGGCTGGAAGAAAACCACAGGCTACATCAGCCTTACCGTCCGTTTCTTCGGCCGCCTGCTCGGCGGACAAGCCTCGCTGCAACACGTTTCCGGCCCGCTGACGATTGCCGACGTGGCCGGCAAAACCGCCGCCATGGGCTGGCAGCCCTATATCGAATTCCTTGCCCTGGTCAGCATCAGCCTCGGCGTAATGAACCTGCTGCCCGTTCCCGTACTCGACGGCGGCCATTTGGTGTTTTACAGCATCGAATGGCTGCGCGGCAAACCGCTTTCCGAAAGCATACAGTCTGCCGGGCTGCGCATCGGGCTGGCACTGATGCTGATGCTGATGGTTTTGGCTTTTTTTAACGACATTACCCGTTTGTTTGGATAA
- the ispC gene encoding 1-deoxy-D-xylulose-5-phosphate reductoisomerase produces MPQTLTILGSTGSIGENTLDVVSRHPDRFRIFALAGHRQVEKLAAQCVRFAPEYAVTADAGHAAALEKLLRDQSCQTQVLYGAQALADIAAADCVDGVMCAIVGAAGLPSALAAAKAGKTIYLANKETLVMSGALFMETARANGAQVLPVDSEHNAVFQVLPRGCAGRLDEHGIRSIILTASGGPFLDTDPAELEHITPAQAVKHPNWRMGRKISVDSATMMNKGLELIEAHWLFDCPPARLEVVIHPQSVVHSMVRYLDGSVLAQLGNPDMRTPIAYCLGLPQRIESGAQALDFETLSALTFRQPDSARFPCLQLAYEAMNAGGAAPCVLNAANEVAVAAFLDGKIRFTDIARTVAHCLNGSFPNDTGSLESLLDLDAQTRRQAQAFSERPNAKPYFQTASNHTEAV; encoded by the coding sequence ATGCCCCAAACCCTTACCATACTCGGCAGTACCGGCAGCATCGGCGAAAACACGCTGGACGTAGTATCGCGCCATCCCGACAGATTCCGCATCTTCGCGCTGGCAGGACACAGACAGGTGGAAAAGCTGGCGGCACAATGTGTACGGTTTGCACCGGAATACGCCGTAACCGCCGATGCCGGACACGCCGCCGCACTGGAAAAACTGCTGCGCGACCAAAGCTGCCAAACCCAAGTGCTATACGGAGCGCAAGCTCTGGCCGACATCGCCGCCGCAGACTGCGTAGACGGAGTAATGTGCGCCATCGTCGGTGCGGCGGGTCTGCCTTCCGCGCTGGCCGCAGCCAAAGCAGGCAAAACCATCTATCTGGCCAACAAAGAAACACTGGTCATGTCCGGTGCGCTGTTTATGGAAACCGCCCGCGCCAACGGTGCGCAAGTGCTGCCGGTTGACAGCGAACACAATGCCGTATTCCAAGTATTGCCGCGCGGCTGCGCAGGCCGTTTGGACGAACACGGCATCCGCTCCATCATCCTTACCGCGTCGGGCGGCCCCTTTCTCGATACCGACCCGGCCGAACTGGAACACATCACGCCCGCCCAAGCGGTAAAACACCCGAATTGGCGTATGGGCAGGAAAATTTCCGTCGATTCCGCCACCATGATGAACAAAGGCTTGGAACTGATTGAAGCGCACTGGCTGTTTGACTGTCCTCCGGCACGGCTGGAAGTGGTTATCCACCCGCAATCGGTGGTACACAGCATGGTGCGCTATCTCGACGGATCGGTACTGGCGCAGCTTGGCAATCCCGATATGCGTACGCCGATTGCCTACTGCCTCGGCCTGCCGCAGCGCATCGAATCCGGAGCGCAAGCACTAGACTTCGAAACCTTGTCCGCCCTGACTTTCAGACAACCGGACTCTGCCCGCTTCCCATGTCTGCAGCTGGCCTACGAAGCCATGAACGCCGGCGGTGCCGCCCCGTGCGTATTGAATGCGGCAAACGAAGTGGCCGTCGCCGCCTTTCTCGACGGAAAAATCCGCTTTACCGACATCGCACGCACCGTGGCACACTGCCTGAACGGCAGCTTCCCAAACGACACAGGAAGCCTGGAAAGCCTGCTCGATCTCGATGCGCAAACGCGCAGACAGGCACAGGCGTTTTCAGAGCGTCCGAACGCAAAACCATATTTTCAGACGGCCTCAAACCATACAGAGGCCGTCTGA